One stretch of Punica granatum isolate Tunisia-2019 chromosome 5, ASM765513v2, whole genome shotgun sequence DNA includes these proteins:
- the LOC116209407 gene encoding 40S ribosomal protein S3a-like, which produces MAVGKNKRISKGKKGGKKKAADPFAKKDWYDIKAPSVFTVKNVGKTLVTRTQGTKIASEGLKHRVFEISLADLQGDEDHAYRKIRLRAEDVQGRNVLTNFWGMDFTTDKLRSLVRKWQTLIEAHVDVKTTDSYTLRMFCIGFTKRRPNQVKRTCYAQSSQIRQIRRKMREIMVNQATSCDLKELVRKFIPESIGKEIEKATSGIYPLQNVFIRKVKILKAPKFDLGKLMEVHGDFSEDVGVKVDRPADETVAEGTTEVIGA; this is translated from the exons ATGGCCGTCgg GAAGAACAAGCGGATTTCGAAGGGGAAGAAGGGTGGCAAGAAGAAGGC AGCCGATCCGTTTGCCAAGAAGGATTGGTACGATATCAAGGCTCCGTCCGTGTTCACTGTCAAGAACGTTGGGAAAACCCTAGTCACTCGTACTCAGGGCACGAAG ATTGCTTCAGAAGGACTGAAGCACAGAGTTTTCGAGATTTCCTTAGCTGACCTCCAGGGTGATGAGGACCACGCATACAGAAAGATCCGTTTGAGAGCAGAAGATGTCCAAGGGAGGAACGTCCTCACTAACTTCTGG GGCATGGACTTCACCACCGACAAGCTGAGGTCGCTGGTAAGGAAATGGCAAACTCTGATTGAAGCTCATGTGGATGTGAAGACAACAGACAGCTACACTCTGAGGATGTTTTGCATTGGCTTCACCAAGAGGCGTCCTAACCAGGTCAAGAGGACCTGCTATGCTCAATCTAGCCAGATTAGACAG ATCCGCCGGAAGATGAGGGAGATAATGGTGAATCAGGCAACGTCTTGTGACCTGAAGGAGTTAGTTAGGAAGTTCATTCCCGAGTCCATCGGAAAGGAAATTGAGAAAGCAACCTCGGGCATCTACCCCCTCCAGAACGTGTTCATCCGCAaagtcaaaattttgaaagctCCCAAGTTTGATCTTGGAAAGTTGATGGAG GTCCATGGTGATTTTTCGGAAGATGTTGGCGTGAAGGTGGACAGGCCAGCTGATGAAACAGTGGCAGAAGGGACCACCGAGGTCATTGGCGCTTAG
- the LOC116207200 gene encoding leucine-rich repeat extensin-like protein 6, which translates to MMKIVRKPYLNSALWGILCVILLSKPSHQQIPFPPYFVPNPRLEKAYIALQAWKHAITNDPKNLTGNWCGPEVCNYTGVYCAPAQDDSNITTVAGIDLNHGNISGTLVEELSLLCDIALFHLNSNRFIGTIPSSFRDLKRLYELDVSNNKLSGGFPSVLLKIPSLKYLDIRYNRYSGDIPTKVFDLQLDALFINNNNFTSSLPQNIGNSPVSVIVLANNNFNGCLPPSISKMAATLNEVVIINSGLTGCLPPEIGALNQVTVFDVSSNNLVGKLPDTIGQMKSLEQLNVAHNKLSGEIPESICALPKLENFTYSDNYFCTEPPICLKLKDMDDKKNCIPNRPKQRPLEECAAFYMHPVDCSSYGCWPKSPPPPPPPPPPPTPPPPPPPSPPPPPVHHYL; encoded by the exons ATGATGAAGATCGTTCGAAAACCTTATCTAAACTCTGCCCTTTGGGGCATTCTTTGTGTCATATTATTGTCCAAACCCTCTCACCAACAAATTCCATTCCCTCCATACTTTGTCCCAAACCCAAGgcttgagaaagcatacaTAGCCCTCCAAGCATGGAAGCACGCGATCACCAACGACCCGAAGAATCTCACGGGCAACTGGTGCGGCCCCGAAGTGTGTAACTACACCGGTGTCTACTGCGCCCCTGCCCAAGATGACTCGAACATCACCACTGTTGCCGGAATAGACCTGAACCATGGGAACATTTCGGGTACTCTCGTGGAAGAGCTCAGCTTACTATGTGACATCGCTTTGTTCCACTTGAACTCGAACCGCTTCATTGGGACCATACCTAGTTCGTTCCGCGATCTCAAGCGCCTTTATGAGCTTGACGTGAGCAACAACAAGCTGTCGGGAGGGTTCCCATCGGTCCTTCTCAAGATTCCTTCGCTCAAGTACCTTGATATTCGGTACAACCGGTACTCCGGTGACATCCCCACGAAAGTTTTTGATCTGCAGCTTGATGCGCTCTTCATCAACAACAACAACTTCACCTCGTCCTTGCCGCAAAATATCG GTAACTCTCCCGTATCTGTCATTGTCCTCGCGAACAACAACTTCAATGGTTGCCTTCCCCCAAGCATATCAAAGATGGCAGCGACATTGAATGAGGTTGTCATCATCAATTCCGGCCTAACTGGGTGCCTGCCGCCGGAGATTGGGGCCTTGAACCAAGTCACAGTCTTCGACGTTAGCTCCAACAACCTCGTCGGGAAGTTGCCCGACACGATCGGCCAGATGAAGAGCCTAGAGCAGCTCAATGTGGCTCACAATAAATTATCCGGTGAAATCCCCGAGAGCATTTGCGCCTTACCAAAGCTTGAGAACTTCACGTACTCGGACAATTACTTCTGCACCGAGCCACCAATCTGCCTCAAATTGAAAGACATGGACGACAAGAAGAACTGCATACCCAACAGGCCGAAGCAGAGGCCACTGGAGGAATGCGCGGCTTTCTATATGCATCCTGTTGATTGTAGTTCGTACGGCTGTTGGcccaagagtccgccaccgccaccgccaccacctcctcctccaaccccgccaccaccacctcctccATCTCCTCCTCCGCCACCGGTTCACCACTATCTGTGA